From the Arvicola amphibius chromosome 2, mArvAmp1.2, whole genome shotgun sequence genome, one window contains:
- the LOC119808072 gene encoding thymosin beta-4-like has product MSDKPDMAEIEKFNKSKLKKTEMQEKNPLPSKETIEQEKQAGES; this is encoded by the coding sequence ATGTCTGACAAACCTGATATGGCTGAGATCGAGAAATTCAATAAGtcgaaattgaagaagacagaaaTGCAAGAGAAAAATCCTCTGCCTTCAAAAGAAACGATTGAACAGGAGAAGCAAGCTGGCGAATCGTAA